tacagactcagacgagcaaacattgctctcagatcagatacagctttacgacttagagcatcggctaccacattagccttgcttgggtgatactcgatcgaacagtcataatccttaagcaactcaatccatctcctttgcctaaggttcagctccttctaagtcaacaaatacttaagactcttatggttagtgtatataatacacctttctctgtacaagtaatgtctccaaatcttaagtgcaaatatcactgctgccaactctaaatcatgagttaaatagtttccctcatgaggcttaagctatcgtgatgcatatgcaaccaccttaccctcttgcattaacatgcagcccaaacccacgtgtgatgcgtcaatGTACACAataaaatcattcccagactctggctgaattaacacaggtacttcagtcagaactttcttcaacttctcaaaagcctcctgctgggtctcagtccatacaaacggtacacctttccttatgagttttgtcagaggtactgccatcatagaaaaaccttccacaaaccttctgtagtatcctgccagtcctaggaaactttGTATTttcgacaccgtcctaggtggcttccactccaaaattgcttcaatctttcgagggtccaccttaatcccttcggcagagaccacatgtcctaagaaggttacctccttcaaccaaaattcacacttgctgaacttcgcaaagagttccttcacccttaatacttacagcactatacggagatgctcatcatgtttcgtttcagtttcagaatataccaggatatcgtcaataaagacgactacgaactgatccaaaaatggttggaacacacgattcatcagatccataaacgctgtaggagcattcgttagtccaaatggcataaccaaaaactcataatgaccatactgagtcctgaatgtcatcttttggatatttgcctccttgacccttaactgatgatatccagatcgaaggtcgatcttggaaaatacagaagctcctctaagctggtcgaatagatcgtcaatccttggcaatggatacttattcttaatcgtcagtttgttcaactggcgataatcaatgcacatccgcatcgtaccatccttctttttcacgaatagcactggtgctccccatggagacacgcttggcctaataaagcctctatccaacaactcttgaatttgagcatttaactctactaactccttcggtgccatcctatatggtgcgatagacacaggcgccattccaggtaacaagtctattccaaactcaacttctcgattcggaggcaatcctggaagctcctccggaaaaacatcttgaaactcctttacagtcctaaccttatccactgtcagtccctcctcttctgactgacttacaaatgccaaatagaccttacaacctttccgaatccacttttcggctcttaatgccgacaccacattggacaaataatcccttcgctcacctatcaccataacctcctcatcctttgtggtccttaactctattcgtttagcagcacaatccaaagtcgttttatgcttaacaagccagtccattcccaaaataagatcaaactctccgaatggtaactccatcagatctctagggaaaatcttaccttaagtttctaagggtacattcctatacagtttgtctaccctaaccgagtgactcaaatgacttagtacagatacctcactcacaatctcctcagagtagtccaagttgtccataatccgttctgtggcctccaaccaatattccgccacattcagggctacaccagatacgcccctaaagatctccactccgttagcccgaagtcattcagaaatagatccccgaactccattgcccgtacttgcccctccaaccctttccagaacacgaagcattgcctatgacagggcatcatcctcggtagcccgatcatacggcccattctcattcGCCGGTGGTGGTCGTActactccagtgggtatgtgttcagaagacgaagatccagcttgagtactacctcggcctcgaccacggtcTCTTCCCTGAGTAGCTCactactcatatcgatttatcttgattatgaatttttatgcatcaattaatattccagtgtttattacagatgttttatgaatcagacagtaattcaaagtttgttttctcAGAAtcaaagtctagctacagtttcagtctcttatcagattttcctatggtttcaaaataatcctatctagagtattctagtagggtttcagtacagacagataattcagaaaaatattcagaagagttcagagtaatacttacagacttgagccggagattcggaatgccaccttctaaagatctaaattttgaaaatcgattttttcgcattctttataaaattttcgctgtcgaaaatctttattttgtaaacccattccacagtgaGTTGTtacaacctaggctcgataccactaaatgtagcaccccaaacccgcccgaagTTATGGTAGAATCCGCATGCCACATTAAAacgtaaaaaaatttccattctaagtccgaaaatcgtacttgatgttcaaaagattaattcattaaaggttaaagtgaatggaagctatgcaccggtaggaaaccggaaaagaggtggtgagtccatcggatcgctaagtaccaagctccttggatccaatcctagacatgcataccgccattgccacaccttaacgtcatggatatttctagaaaccgatttgattaagtcattttaggaaaagtgattaattttggaaaatactttcattatggaagttttgcttgttgtcgtgttattttgaaatcaattgttgtttttgaaaacgcacctaaagctatccaatttcaatagttaaaataagtaatacctatcttagtaatacatattaaaaccatcaaaaataattaagcggccttattacatttaaaaaccaaaaacttcaaacgtaaataaaaggatgtccaattcaccagaagaaaatcaaactttcagaacgggtggccactccgaattccctcacagctccaagcccactatggttggggatttcctgcgtggatgaaaattaaagggtgagtttggggaaactcagtgtgtaaggaaaacccattcaaagcccaagtcagctcaagcccattgggcctaagcccattgggcctaagcccattcaggtaacagtggtactgggccaaagcccttttcagattacaataaaccgggccttagcccttattcagataatgatggcccataggcccatttcaaaatacatgcaacatcaataacatatgcaagcccatttgggagactactcaacccaccaaccactacactccacccgtaccagccatacactccatgtgggaatagctcaacccacccaaattaacactccacgattctgaccTTGCTGCTtcgattatcaataaattgaggcaaagcctccaagatgtggacaagccactttcagacttcctccgtcaatatcccaatcccatgcatcagataataacaacatggcatgcagtaaataacaacagtcaaacatgcatttaggtcaatttaaccctaggggtatttcggtaatttatctactaggggtaaaactgtaaattttccacttttaaaggtatttcaataatttatctattttagggtttttcacgcatattcctacttttcacgtactaacagaatcacgtaccgagggttcttaccgaattgggcccgttggcccatcattccaattttggcccattaagcccaaaaatatcgagggcacagaaatcatgcactttgcagtccaaattttgcagcttaccaaaaacattaatcgatttacctcacgagcattcgcacactcgcaaatctacaaaataccggttttcggcatttcggcttttcgacttttgccgatccagactaagaaagagggtgttagttacacacctgtttgcgacgatatgctgacgagatccacacacgaaccgcctacaattggattgctAACACGTTagtctaactattcaaatacaaactacgtattaaccccttacaatattcggccaaccacacctacagatcatagtaagcttataagaaatcaataagcaactcattaacaaatttttgtcaatgtttaccacataatcataatttcactgcaagctgtcttcctgagcaacagtcgctaaattatttataactggagctacgaaactccaaatcaagtgccgttaattttccttgaaaatagactcatatatcttatatccataaaattttcagaatttttggtttagccaatcaataccagatttttctcaaagtttcccatgtttcactgtttgactaatctgaccacttttcattacgaatcaaatttctcattgtacagaattcaaaatatgttcttgtttatttaattagaaactagactcaataagctttaattacataatttattcagcttctaattcatctcccacaatttatggtgattttccaaagtcacgttactgctgctgtcccaagcagatttattaccaaatcactctttcacacctaacttgcatgcttgttatttaaacatgtatatcaccaatcaatcatcacatatctatgattttacttaagtataatctccatttcatcattttaaagcacaacatgttagccgatttttccctttagcatctaaggcacatgcatgttcattgtttggctcaacttcacctatcttccatttttcatcaaaagaacatgaaacaacaaccatttccttcattttaattcatgactaaatgctcacaacacaactaaaaatcaaaatatacttcaagagttaaggtagaatcaagaagaactcatgaacctcaaaatagaaacaaggtaccaagaacttaccttcaattttcctcctcctaatgaccgaatactcaagagctttctcctctcctttctcttctctaacttcagctataatgaacaaagatggacaaaactttgttcttttcacccctttttcttttaataaaacttcatatttcatccatttaattctttaatacaaaagacatgaaattcttatcatgaaacatttacctaacccattatcatggaacatttacctaacccattatcatgaaacatttacctaacccattatcatggaacatttacggtaacccattatcatgaaacatttacctaacccattatcatggaacatttacctaacctattatcatgaaacatttacctaacccattatcatggaacatttacctaacctattatcaatttgtatcaatttgtaccataaattatggatatcaagtgtacattttgtctacaacaacatgatgactggccacttcatgtaaaatgggaggtttgtcatgcaaatcctcctattttgcactcctatttatttggccacttcaatttagcctatagcattttcaaacattttcacataagtcccatttcataatttcaccccctttttcttatggaacaaaaattaactaaaattgtcgggttctatcttaagtttgggctttctagaggcccactaacataattaaacctatgccaacattcacagaattcccgaaaattggggcgttacatatataataaatagGGCTAAATGAACAAGTAAAGAGAAGAATAAATGGCGAGGGATCAGTTGGTAGGGTTTGGTGGCAGCGGCCCGGGGGAGGAAGTCGGAGGAGGTTTCATCATTCATACCTCAACAGGGTTGCTCTTGCTTTGCATGGTTATTTTCTCCCTCTCTCTTATATCAATGGTTATTTTTGCTTGTGGTGATGACAACTTTGGGAAACCTAAAAGACGTAGTGAATGTGGAGGTGGAGGTGGATGTTGTGCGGGTGGAGGTTGTGGAGGTGGAGGTTGTGGGGGTGGAGGTGGATGAGGGTATCTTAAACATAAGCTTCTTTAGGATGCCAACAACATGGTTTGTTTGTCATAATGAATCATATCCTCTTCCTTTTTAGTAAAATAATGTATATAATATCGTCATCAACTTATGTAAAAAGGACATTGTTATCACTTATTTGTAAATACATACATAAATACTTGATTTGATATTTGGgttaatacatacatatatgtttgCAAGATTCATTGTAAAATTGTTGATTTGACTTTTGGATTAATGCATTTTGTCAACATGGGTTGATTTTAAAGCTTTTGATTGATTCACCTCTATAGTTGTAACGAATATATAGAATAAGTTCagtgtaaaaatattttaattttatatatttataattatcgtaaaataataggtgaagtagtaaaaaattaatatttattttataattttttaacgaCTTAAAGCTTACGGGTATTGGAAAAATATATTTTCAGGTCTTTATTTTCGAAAATCTAattaagtaaatatttattaaaaatatttatgaagttagttgtgtggttaattaggttttggctagatgaattagcttgaattaaaattaattaggtATAAAGATtagattgaatatagtgtaaaagtttaaatatAGACTAAAGGAAATTTAAGGGACTAAACTAGAATTAAACCATAAGTGCCAAGTGTGTGGTAATAGGAAAATACATgtggaaaaataaaatacataaattagtaataattacttatttaattattatataagtaaatattattttattattaaaatattattatattatattattaaaataaaatataaaataaaataaaacataaaaaaagaaacaaagaacaaagaaacagaattgaaaccaaaacagggaaagaaaggagaaaaataaagaaggaaaagaaaatggaaattagggttttaaagattccaagttcaagtggtaagttaatttaatctcttttcttataattttgatatttttgaaatactagaacaaaatactatttgatttatgttaaaatttttaaagttagttGACTTTTAGATGTAGTTTATGTTGAATTAAGTGAAGAATTAGGGttaattaaattgatagaatttcaagttagaattgagaaaaagattgaattgtaaaacaaatcataagttttatgtagtagggactaaattgaaagaaattcaaaattagagttttatggtgaaattagagaaTTGAAATTAGTTTTAAGTGATAGTTGTATGAAAAATAGAGAataaaattatgaagaaaatgaggTTAGATttgaatagggattaaattgaaatttaggtAAAAGTTGTGTATAAATTGAAATGTTCAATATGAAATTTTAGTGTattcataaattttaattgttttaattccatagctaataTTGAGCCGGAGCCTCGACtagaaaaggaaaagagaaagtcaaCGAGGATTAGCTCAAaaaatacggtttgtatttctataatccgaaaactaaaattatttgttgtatttattattatgtatggtAAGTGAAATTGAGGTGAGTTTCATATATTGAcattgaatttaattattttgtgaaattatgTTTATGATTGAAAAGTCTGTTGAATTGGAATGGGTTGAAAttgtatattgattggaaattgaattatgtattgaaataccctattaataatgtcgggctaagtcggatatagttggcatgctataggacTAGAAGTGTTCGGGGATACTTCGATTTCGAGTTGATGAGACATTATGTGTGATATTATTATTGCTTTGGATAAATCCGATGAGGTACTGAGTACCGTATTGTTTTACTTCGACATAGCTAATGAGGCACTAAgtgtcgtactggtgtgtttgggttggatccGCGTATCCATTAAAGTccaagtcgtgttaatagggatgtatgaatgaattgatcAAATGATTGACATTGAATAATATTGAATACGAAATGGATATtgatattgaaattgaaattgagaaaTTTATTGTGAAATGCTATTGAATAGCAATTGTGAGATTGAAATAGAAGATATGATAAGtttataaaattgattatttattgaatgatttttattatgtatgattatgtatataaatattataattttttgtttaataaatattcggattatagaaaaaCCACTGAGTATATATTCAGCGTACGATTTGATTCCGTGCGTAGGTTAGATAAAGTCCAATTGTTGAATTAACATCCAAAGTTGATCCCGAAATTAAACACGTGGTGAAAATATGAAGTATTTTCTCTTTTGAGAATGACATATACCTAGATTGTCTTTTGATGTGATTTTGAGATGTGAATATTAATAGTGTATAAGATGATATtggttgatttatatatataaacatacgaTGAAACATGGTTATTGTTCTCACAAttactcaaattttaatattttaaaaaatattcagATGATGAAAGACCTATCATCTGACGCCCCAACTGCCTTATCTTGGTGCATAAGAAAATGTATGATGAATAATCCATATCAAGTCACACAAACACAAAGAtttaaaaagcaaaaaaaaagtcGTATTCCAGCCTTCCAGGAAACTTCTAGGTAGTTAATCCATGGAATACTAAAACTATTGCCTGAAAAGTCAATAGGATAGAAAAGTCTAAGTACCTAGGTTGATGGTTACCTTATATAGCTAAATGAACAAGTAAAGAGAAGAATAAATGGCGAGGGATCAGTTGGTAGGGTTTGGTGGCAGCGGCCCGGGGGAGGAAGCCGGACGAGGTTTCATCATTCATTCCTCAACAGGGTTGCTCTTGCTTTGCATGGTTATTTTCTCCCTCTGTCTTATATCAATGGTTATTTTCGCTTGTGGCGATGACAACTCTGGAAAGCCTCGCAGACGTTATGGAGGTGGAGGTGGAGGTGGAGGTGGAGGTTGTGCGGGTGCAGGTTGTGGAGGTGGAGGTTGTGGGGGTGGAGGTGGAGGTGGATAAGGGTATCTTAAACACGAGCTTCTTTAGGATGCCAACAACATGGTTTGTTTGTCATAATGAATCATATCCTCTGCCTTTTTGGTTAAATACTGTATATAATTTCGTCATCAATTTTATGTAAAAAGGATATTGTTATCACTTATTTGTAAAATACATGCATAAATAATTGATTTGATATTTGGgttaatacatacatatatgttcACAAGATTCATTGTAAAATAGTTGATTTGACTTTTGGATTAATGCATTTTGTCAACATGGGTTGATTTTAAAGCTTTTGATTGATTCACCTCTGTACTTGCAACGATTATATAGAATAAGTTCAGTgtaaacatattttaattttatatatttataattatcgCAAAATAATCGGTGAAGtactgaaaattttgatatttattctacaatttcatcaaaaataattaataattaatttaatgtgAAGTATGTACTAGTTTTTTAACCTGTTTAATCAAATAGAATTGCAGCAAGTAGTAAATTGAGTTACTCACccacaaaattatttaaaaaacacccttcaaattaaaaaatatctaattttttttcttattttcttttaacATTTATAATAAGCTAATTTCGGCTTGAccagttaataaaataaaagccaaacaAATAAACAATTAACCAGTCCAAAATGAATGTCCATTTATATGTTGAACCCAAACTAAAATTAAACCAGCCCAAAATTTAAAACTCAATAACTTAAACTCTAATAGCCCAATTAACCCAAAACATTTCAGCAAAATAAACTCTAGCCCCCTTGACTAGCGCCGCACATCACTCTGCCACCGTTGCCCGCATGCCATCGCCGACCTCCATGCGCGTCTAACACTTGCAAAGAGAGATCAACACGCAAGACAGAAGAAACAAGAGCAAAAAGACAAAAAAAGATAGAAGCAAACAGTCTTAATGTTGGCTATAAAAGCAAAAAATAatttctttgtaatttttttacgCACATCAGTAAATCAAAAAGCAGAATAGAGATTTGGAAAGATTGTTGTTttgatctttttgtttcttttattttcttgtttcttttttttattttattttttacaaatttattTTAAGTATAAAAAgcgaaaaaataaaaagaaagaaaagagttaCCTAAACTGACCCGCGATCTCGTCATCAGGAGCCCTTCCCCACGCCGAAATCAGACCAAGAGGGGATCGGGGGTCCTTTTCTTGCGTCTTTCTTGGGGAGAGGAGATTCGGCCTTCAAAGGGTTTTAGAAAAGGGTTAAAAAACTCTCATTTTTGTGCAGCTCCGA
The Gossypium arboreum isolate Shixiya-1 chromosome 10, ASM2569848v2, whole genome shotgun sequence genome window above contains:
- the LOC108488124 gene encoding uncharacterized protein LOC108488124, translating into MARDQLVGFGGSGPGEEAGRGFIIHSSTGLLLLCMVIFSLCLISMVIFACGDDNSGKPRRRYGGGGGGGGGGCAGAGCGGGGCGGGGGGG